In Amycolatopsis sp. EV170708-02-1, the following are encoded in one genomic region:
- a CDS encoding DoxX family membrane protein translates to MILRRVARPLLAAIFISGGIGALRDTQGHAKAVEPFLTESFDKLEGVVPESVPRDPATLVRIDAAVKVGAGVALAAGKAPRLASLLLLGSLVPTTLAAHRFWEIKEPAERQQQQIQFIKNAGLAGGLLLAAADTAGKPSLGWRAKRAASKTEKRAEKLAKKAEKAITK, encoded by the coding sequence GTGATTCTCCGTCGCGTCGCACGTCCGCTCCTCGCCGCGATCTTCATCTCCGGCGGGATCGGCGCGCTGAGGGACACCCAGGGGCACGCCAAAGCCGTGGAGCCGTTCCTCACCGAGTCCTTCGACAAGCTGGAGGGCGTGGTGCCGGAATCGGTGCCGCGCGACCCCGCCACCCTCGTCCGGATCGACGCCGCGGTGAAGGTCGGCGCCGGGGTCGCGCTCGCCGCGGGCAAGGCGCCGCGCCTGGCCTCGCTGCTGCTGCTCGGCAGCCTGGTCCCGACGACGCTGGCCGCGCACCGGTTCTGGGAGATCAAGGAACCGGCCGAGCGTCAGCAGCAGCAGATCCAGTTCATCAAGAACGCCGGCCTCGCCGGTGGCCTGCTGCTGGCCGCCGCCGACACCGCGGGCAAGCCGTCGCTCGGTTGGCGCGCCAAGCGAGCCGCCTCCAAGACGGAGAAGCGCGCCGAGAAGCTGGCGAAGAAGGCCGAGAAGGCCATCACGAAGTAA
- a CDS encoding MerR family transcriptional regulator encodes MPNETEWSIQDIARSAGTTSRTLRHYGDIGLLEPSRVGSNGYRYYDQDALVRLQRILLLRELGLSLPAIGEVLEGEQDTTAALRTHLKWLEQERQRLGRQIESVKTTLKKTERGEQLMATEVFDGFDHTKYEKEVTERWGADAYKQGDRWWKSLSAEDKKAHQQEQKDIAAAFGEARAQGLPADGDEAQAITHRLHEWLRPAVRAVSKGYFAGLGQLYVDDPRYGQYDEKYGPGTAEYIRDAMKIYAERNLSE; translated from the coding sequence ATGCCGAACGAGACGGAGTGGTCGATCCAGGACATCGCCCGCTCGGCCGGGACCACGAGCCGCACGCTGCGCCACTACGGCGACATCGGGCTGCTCGAACCGAGCCGGGTGGGGAGCAACGGATACCGCTACTACGACCAGGACGCGCTGGTGCGGCTGCAACGGATCCTGCTGCTTCGCGAACTCGGGCTGAGCCTGCCCGCGATCGGCGAAGTCCTCGAAGGGGAGCAGGACACGACAGCGGCGCTACGCACCCACCTGAAGTGGCTGGAGCAGGAGCGACAGCGGCTCGGACGGCAGATCGAATCGGTCAAAACGACCTTGAAGAAGACGGAAAGAGGTGAACAACTGATGGCAACGGAAGTGTTCGACGGCTTCGACCACACGAAGTACGAGAAGGAGGTCACCGAACGCTGGGGCGCCGACGCCTACAAGCAGGGTGACCGGTGGTGGAAGTCGCTGAGCGCCGAAGACAAGAAGGCGCACCAGCAGGAACAGAAGGACATCGCGGCCGCGTTCGGCGAGGCCCGCGCGCAGGGCCTTCCCGCCGACGGTGACGAGGCCCAGGCGATCACGCATCGGCTGCACGAATGGCTCCGGCCGGCGGTACGAGCCGTCTCGAAGGGCTACTTCGCCGGTCTCGGGCAGCTGTACGTCGACGACCCGCGCTACGGGCAGTACGACGAGAAGTACGGCCCGGGCACCGCGGAATACATCCGTGACGCGATGAAGATCTACGCGGAACGCAACCTGAGCGAGTAA
- a CDS encoding ATP-binding protein, with amino-acid sequence MDPIRNPFAPGAGQRPPELAGRVRELQAFEVVLERVARGRPERSLMLTGLRGVGKTVLLGELRSRAIKHGWGAGKIEARPDTELRRPLSAALHRAIRDLAVRHRAPDRVEQVLAVLKAFALRANKPDAKLRDRWQPGIDVPAAQGRADSGDIEIDLVELFTEVAELAADVGTGVALLIDEIQDLLPEDVSALCAACHELSQSGAPLVVVGAGLPHVPAVLSASKSYSERLFRYARIDRLEREDADLAVMAPIEREDAGIEPEALDALFDASGGYPYFIQAYGKAAWDAAPADPITVKDVQVAAPEAESELAVGFFGSRYERATPAEREYLLAMAELTQGRDESAGTADVAVYLGRKPSSLSPARDSLMKKGLVYSAERGHIAFTVPHFGHYLLGRD; translated from the coding sequence GTGGATCCCATCCGCAACCCCTTCGCGCCGGGTGCCGGTCAACGGCCACCCGAGCTGGCAGGTCGCGTCCGCGAGCTCCAGGCCTTCGAGGTCGTGCTCGAACGGGTCGCGCGGGGGAGACCCGAACGCAGCCTGATGCTGACCGGCCTGCGTGGCGTGGGGAAGACCGTGTTGCTGGGCGAGCTGCGCTCGAGGGCCATCAAGCACGGCTGGGGCGCGGGCAAGATCGAGGCCCGCCCGGACACCGAACTGAGGCGGCCGCTCTCGGCCGCGTTGCACCGTGCGATCCGCGATCTCGCCGTGCGCCACCGCGCGCCGGACCGGGTCGAGCAGGTACTCGCCGTGCTCAAGGCGTTCGCGCTGCGCGCCAACAAACCGGACGCGAAGCTTCGTGACCGCTGGCAGCCCGGCATCGACGTACCCGCCGCGCAGGGCCGCGCCGATTCCGGCGACATCGAGATCGACCTGGTCGAACTGTTCACCGAGGTCGCGGAGCTGGCGGCCGACGTCGGCACCGGGGTCGCGCTGCTGATCGACGAGATCCAGGATCTGCTGCCGGAGGACGTTTCCGCGCTTTGCGCCGCCTGCCACGAGCTCTCGCAATCCGGGGCGCCGCTGGTCGTGGTCGGCGCGGGACTGCCGCACGTGCCCGCCGTCCTTTCGGCGTCGAAGTCGTACTCGGAACGCCTCTTCCGCTACGCACGCATCGACAGGCTGGAGCGCGAAGACGCCGACCTCGCGGTGATGGCGCCGATCGAGCGCGAAGACGCGGGCATCGAGCCGGAGGCGCTGGACGCCCTGTTCGACGCGTCCGGCGGCTATCCGTACTTCATCCAGGCCTACGGCAAGGCCGCCTGGGACGCCGCGCCGGCGGACCCCATCACCGTGAAGGACGTCCAGGTCGCGGCCCCGGAGGCCGAATCGGAACTCGCGGTCGGCTTCTTCGGCTCCCGCTACGAACGCGCGACGCCCGCGGAACGCGAGTACCTGCTCGCGATGGCGGAGCTGACACAGGGCCGGGACGAGTCCGCCGGGACCGCCGATGTGGCCGTCTACCTGGGGCGGAAGCCTTCGTCGTTGTCACCGGCGCGGGACAGCCTGATGAAGAAGGGCCTGGTGTACTCCGCCGAGCGCGGGCACATCGCCTTCACCGTCCCGCACTTCGGCCACTACCTGCTCGGCCGGGACTAA
- a CDS encoding alpha/beta hydrolase, translating to MKKLRYAVVIPAVAGTMLAGFTPAFAGPEAAGQQPLNSTNIPAKYADQKLDWHKCTASELPSAPPPGAENIECATYRAPRNWYKTNEAIDLTIAVSRLAATSGKATASVITNPGGPGAPGRNFPARLRNQTKLRANQEIIGLDPRGTGKSTNITCGNAIGTGSDLDPRDRSRANLNLILDATKYAADSCQVKSGELGPLINTAQTIRDIDLLRVLLGRDKINWVGYSAGTWMGAHYAQQFPTRTGRFLLDSSTEFTTTWQNSFDGQPLGFERRWRQDFLPWMGKYDKVYGFGKTGEAARQTYEKVRFALTQNPVEVDGVPVSANALDSTIAGYLYSKRNFPALADYLVNLKTLTEGTSTQQQKTSAAKKVKAETVDGDGVIGPQPLFVPTDGDSYNASFWTIPCNEGPWYGNRNSVIRQSQKLIDRDLPLLGAGWLIQPCIFWKNKPVDLPKLDGRGVPPVLIVQSVNDPATPIEGATRAHRAFAGSRMITVTGEGDHGIYAGGNAGVDKVVEDFLVDGKVPNDQSLPGLPLPVPAGA from the coding sequence ATGAAGAAACTCCGCTATGCGGTGGTGATCCCGGCTGTCGCCGGCACCATGCTGGCCGGGTTCACGCCTGCGTTCGCAGGGCCGGAGGCTGCCGGGCAGCAGCCGCTGAACTCCACCAACATTCCGGCGAAGTACGCGGACCAGAAGCTGGACTGGCACAAGTGCACCGCCAGTGAGCTGCCGTCCGCGCCGCCTCCGGGGGCCGAGAACATCGAGTGTGCGACCTACCGCGCGCCGCGTAACTGGTACAAGACGAACGAGGCCATCGACCTGACGATCGCCGTCAGCCGCCTCGCCGCCACCAGCGGCAAAGCGACGGCCAGCGTCATCACGAACCCGGGCGGCCCCGGCGCTCCGGGCCGTAACTTCCCGGCCCGCCTGCGTAACCAGACGAAGCTCCGCGCGAATCAGGAGATCATCGGTCTCGACCCGCGCGGCACCGGCAAGAGCACCAACATCACCTGCGGCAACGCGATCGGCACCGGCTCCGACCTGGACCCGCGCGACCGCAGCCGGGCGAACCTCAACCTGATCCTGGACGCCACCAAGTACGCGGCGGACTCCTGCCAGGTGAAGTCCGGCGAGCTGGGCCCGCTCATCAACACCGCACAGACCATCCGCGACATCGACCTGCTGCGCGTCCTCCTGGGCCGCGACAAGATCAACTGGGTCGGTTACTCGGCGGGCACCTGGATGGGGGCGCACTACGCGCAGCAGTTCCCCACCCGGACCGGCCGCTTCCTGCTCGACTCCTCGACCGAGTTCACCACCACCTGGCAGAACTCGTTCGACGGGCAGCCGCTCGGCTTCGAGCGCCGCTGGCGTCAGGACTTCCTGCCGTGGATGGGCAAGTACGACAAGGTCTACGGCTTCGGCAAGACCGGTGAAGCCGCGCGCCAGACGTACGAGAAGGTCCGCTTCGCGCTGACGCAGAACCCGGTCGAGGTGGACGGCGTCCCGGTTTCGGCCAACGCCCTCGACTCGACCATCGCGGGGTACCTCTACTCGAAGCGCAACTTCCCGGCGCTGGCCGACTACCTGGTCAACCTGAAGACGCTGACCGAGGGCACCTCGACGCAGCAGCAGAAGACCTCGGCCGCGAAGAAGGTCAAGGCCGAGACCGTCGACGGTGACGGCGTCATCGGCCCGCAGCCGCTGTTCGTCCCGACCGACGGCGACTCCTACAACGCCAGCTTCTGGACCATCCCCTGCAACGAGGGCCCGTGGTACGGCAACCGGAACAGCGTGATCCGGCAGTCGCAGAAGCTGATCGACCGCGATCTGCCGCTGCTCGGCGCGGGCTGGCTGATCCAGCCGTGCATCTTCTGGAAGAACAAGCCGGTCGACCTGCCGAAGCTCGACGGCCGCGGCGTCCCGCCGGTGCTGATCGTCCAGTCGGTGAACGACCCGGCGACCCCGATCGAGGGCGCGACCCGTGCGCACCGCGCGTTCGCCGGTTCGCGGATGATCACGGTGACCGGTGAAGGCGACCACGGTATCTACGCCGGCGGCAACGCGGGTGTGGACAAGGTCGTGGAGGACTTCCTCGTCGACGGCAAGGTGCCGAACGACCAGAGCCTCCCCGGACTCCCACTTCCGGTGCCCGCGGGCGCCTGA
- a CDS encoding YciI family protein translates to MPNYVGFLRSQSDSHDHLGPDEAQRVLESYIAWADERTKEDRFVGGGGLSRGGRVLRGTGGEVGATDGPHTEATEIVGGYQVIEAVDLDQAEKIFATHPHLKFGPIEVRKVGERGCEE, encoded by the coding sequence ATGCCCAACTACGTCGGTTTCCTGCGGTCCCAGTCGGACTCGCATGACCACCTCGGCCCCGACGAAGCACAACGCGTGCTCGAGAGCTACATCGCCTGGGCGGACGAACGCACGAAGGAAGACCGGTTCGTCGGCGGCGGCGGGTTGTCGCGTGGCGGCCGGGTGCTGCGCGGCACCGGCGGCGAGGTCGGCGCGACCGACGGGCCGCACACCGAGGCCACCGAGATCGTCGGCGGCTACCAGGTGATCGAGGCCGTGGACCTCGACCAGGCGGAGAAGATCTTCGCGACGCATCCGCATCTGAAGTTCGGGCCGATCGAGGTGCGCAAGGTCGGCGAACGCGGCTGCGAGGAGTGA
- a CDS encoding helix-turn-helix domain-containing GNAT family N-acetyltransferase, which yields MNRSADRVATVRAFNRLYTGVIGVLDEGPADAEYSLSEARVIFELAQQEQTQVTDLRKRLDLDAGYASRLLARLEGRGLLIRERSDEDARRQIVRLTENGRKAFAVLDERSVGRIGSLLGRFGDDEQRRLLGAMDTITSLVGERAADPTLVLRPPRPGDFGWVVHRHGALYSREYGWDERFEALVARVVAEYVDRRGDPRQAGWIAELDGERVGSIFCMPAEDGVNAKLRMLLLEPAARGRGVGKRLVSECVEFARASGYPAMELWTVSLLEAARAIYQKAGFQLVSEETITGFGYELTGQTWRLEL from the coding sequence ATGAATCGATCCGCAGACCGGGTGGCGACCGTCCGGGCCTTCAACCGCCTGTACACCGGCGTGATCGGCGTCCTCGACGAAGGACCGGCCGACGCCGAATACTCCCTGAGCGAAGCCAGGGTCATCTTCGAACTCGCGCAGCAGGAGCAGACCCAGGTCACCGACCTGCGCAAACGTCTCGACCTCGACGCCGGTTACGCCAGCAGGCTGCTCGCGAGGCTCGAGGGGCGCGGCCTGCTCATCCGCGAACGCAGCGACGAGGACGCCCGCCGTCAGATCGTGCGCCTGACCGAGAACGGCCGCAAGGCCTTCGCCGTGCTCGACGAACGGTCGGTGGGCCGGATCGGCTCGCTGCTCGGCCGGTTCGGTGACGACGAGCAGCGACGGCTGCTCGGTGCCATGGACACGATCACCTCGCTGGTCGGCGAACGCGCCGCGGATCCCACGCTGGTCCTGCGCCCGCCCCGGCCGGGTGACTTCGGCTGGGTGGTCCACCGTCACGGCGCCCTCTACTCCCGCGAGTACGGCTGGGACGAACGCTTCGAAGCACTCGTCGCCCGTGTCGTCGCGGAGTACGTCGACAGGCGCGGCGACCCGCGTCAAGCGGGCTGGATCGCCGAACTCGACGGGGAGCGCGTCGGCAGCATCTTCTGCATGCCCGCCGAGGACGGCGTCAACGCGAAGTTGCGGATGTTGCTCCTCGAACCGGCCGCACGAGGACGGGGTGTCGGGAAACGCCTGGTCAGCGAATGCGTCGAGTTCGCGAGGGCGTCCGGTTACCCGGCGATGGAGCTCTGGACGGTCTCCCTGCTGGAGGCGGCGCGGGCGATCTATCAGAAGGCCGGTTTCCAGCTGGTGAGCGAAGAGACGATCACGGGCTTCGGTTACGAGCTGACCGGGCAGACCTGGCGGCTGGAGCTGTGA
- a CDS encoding glycerophosphodiester phosphodiesterase family protein — translation MKTFALVMAAALTLTTAGVADAQPRRAFDIQAHRGGLGLTVESTLASFGKAMELGVTTLELDIQITKDGREVITHDRKTTPAKCRDTAPATPGDPAYPYVGKYVKDLTFAQVRTLDCGSIRQPAHPGQTLSPGAKMPTLAELFQLARDHRAWGLKFNIETKVEAAAPHETAPREQFVQRAVREIVRGGFARNVTIQSFDWGALMRFREVAPWLPTVALTQPEFLQVGQPGKSPWLGGLDIDDFGGSPVRAVKSFGAVALSPVHGNPQGGKVGDPDYRPFTTKALVTEAHRAGLKVVPWTIDDPATMHKLIDDGVDGIITDYPDRLRQVAAERGFKLPKAYRAR, via the coding sequence ATGAAGACATTCGCGCTGGTCATGGCCGCTGCGCTGACCTTGACGACGGCCGGGGTCGCCGACGCGCAGCCGCGTCGCGCCTTCGACATCCAGGCTCACCGCGGCGGGCTGGGCCTCACGGTCGAGAGCACGCTCGCGTCCTTCGGCAAGGCGATGGAGCTGGGGGTGACCACGCTCGAACTCGACATCCAGATCACCAAGGACGGCCGCGAGGTGATCACCCACGACCGCAAGACGACACCCGCGAAGTGTCGTGACACCGCGCCCGCGACGCCCGGCGACCCGGCGTACCCGTACGTCGGCAAGTACGTGAAGGACCTGACGTTCGCGCAGGTCCGCACGCTCGACTGCGGCTCGATCCGACAGCCCGCCCACCCCGGCCAGACGCTCTCCCCTGGCGCCAAGATGCCGACGCTCGCCGAGCTCTTCCAGCTCGCCAGGGACCACCGCGCCTGGGGCCTCAAGTTCAACATCGAGACCAAGGTCGAGGCCGCCGCGCCGCACGAGACGGCGCCGCGTGAGCAGTTCGTCCAGCGGGCGGTGCGCGAAATCGTGCGCGGCGGGTTCGCGCGCAACGTCACGATCCAGAGCTTCGACTGGGGCGCCCTGATGCGGTTCCGCGAGGTCGCCCCGTGGCTCCCGACGGTCGCGCTGACCCAGCCCGAGTTCCTGCAGGTGGGGCAGCCGGGCAAGTCGCCGTGGCTCGGCGGGCTCGACATCGACGACTTCGGCGGCAGCCCCGTCCGCGCGGTGAAGTCCTTCGGCGCCGTCGCGCTCTCGCCGGTGCACGGCAACCCGCAGGGCGGCAAGGTCGGCGACCCCGACTATCGGCCGTTCACCACGAAGGCGCTGGTCACCGAGGCGCACCGGGCGGGCCTCAAGGTCGTGCCGTGGACGATCGACGACCCGGCGACCATGCACAAGCTCATCGACGACGGCGTCGACGGCATCATCACCGACTACCCGGACCGGCTGCGGCAGGTCGCGGCCGAGCGCGGCTTCAAGCTGCCGAAGGCGTATCGGGCGCGCTAG
- a CDS encoding RNA polymerase sigma factor has product MSRPAGVVEHLFRHSAGRIVATLARALGPERLDLAEEAVADALEQALRTWPQSGVPDNPRGWLFRAARNRAMDVVRREQTLRALLPRLVELNGHETDRRTDDELVLMLLCCHPALPKVSQVALTLKTVGGLGVNEIAAALLTKPPTVAQRLVRAKKWLRESGKPLTLPGPDALESRVDSVLAVLYLLFNEGYDATTGEVAVRGELCGEAIRLGRLLLAEPKTDLPRVRALVALMLLQASRLPARVDRDGDLLLLDEQDRGRWDHAMIAEGTRLFERACTGPEMSAYHVEAAIALCHSTASPPDWRRIVGLYDDLLALRPSPVARLNRAIALSMVDGAAAGIAELEAVEADLPDYTLLPAVLGALWLRAGDAGRAADHYRRALALPCSEPQRRFLSRRLASCSTPP; this is encoded by the coding sequence ATGAGCCGCCCGGCCGGCGTGGTGGAGCACCTGTTCCGGCACAGTGCCGGGCGGATCGTCGCCACGCTGGCCAGGGCGCTCGGCCCCGAACGCCTGGACCTGGCCGAGGAGGCCGTCGCCGACGCGCTGGAACAGGCGCTGCGCACCTGGCCGCAGAGCGGGGTGCCGGACAATCCGCGCGGCTGGCTGTTCCGGGCCGCGCGGAACCGGGCGATGGACGTCGTCCGGCGCGAACAGACGTTGCGCGCGCTGCTGCCGCGGCTCGTGGAGCTGAACGGCCACGAAACCGACCGGCGCACGGACGACGAACTCGTGTTGATGCTGCTGTGCTGTCATCCCGCGCTGCCGAAGGTCTCGCAGGTGGCGCTGACGCTGAAGACCGTCGGCGGGCTCGGGGTGAACGAGATCGCGGCGGCCCTGCTGACGAAACCGCCGACGGTGGCGCAGCGGCTCGTGCGGGCCAAGAAATGGCTGCGGGAATCGGGGAAACCGCTCACCCTGCCGGGGCCGGACGCGCTGGAGTCCCGGGTGGACAGTGTGCTGGCCGTGCTCTATCTGCTGTTCAACGAGGGCTACGACGCGACGACCGGCGAGGTCGCGGTGCGCGGCGAGCTGTGCGGCGAGGCGATCCGGCTGGGGCGGCTGCTGCTGGCCGAGCCGAAGACGGATTTGCCGAGGGTGCGGGCGCTGGTCGCGCTGATGCTGTTGCAGGCGAGCAGGCTGCCCGCGCGGGTCGACCGGGACGGTGATCTGCTGCTGCTCGACGAGCAGGACCGCGGCCGCTGGGATCACGCGATGATCGCCGAAGGGACACGGCTGTTCGAGCGGGCGTGCACCGGGCCGGAGATGTCGGCGTATCACGTCGAAGCGGCGATCGCGCTGTGCCACAGCACGGCCTCGCCGCCGGACTGGCGCCGGATCGTCGGCCTGTACGACGACCTGCTGGCGCTGCGGCCTTCGCCGGTGGCGCGGCTGAATCGCGCGATCGCGCTTTCGATGGTGGACGGCGCGGCGGCCGGGATCGCCGAACTCGAAGCCGTCGAGGCCGACCTGCCGGATTACACCCTGCTGCCCGCCGTCCTCGGTGCGCTGTGGCTGCGGGCCGGCGACGCCGGGCGAGCCGCGGACCACTACCGGCGAGCGCTCGCGCTGCCCTGCTCGGAGCCGCAACGCCGCTTCCTCAGCCGACGCCTGGCGTCCTGCTCCACGCCCCCTTGA
- the mctP gene encoding monocarboxylate uptake permease MctP, which translates to MTNIQWPELIIFTILFAVVTVLGFVASRWKAGNTLDHLDEWGLGGRKFGSWITWFLLGGDLYTAYTFVAVPALMFSAGAMGLFALPYTIIVYPIVLMPALRMWSVSRVRGYVTPADFVRGRFGSPTLALLIAITGIVATMPYIALQLVGLEAVLRTMGINGSGIVGHLPLLVAFIILAVYTYQSGLRAPALIAFVKDILIYLVIIVAIIYLPSKLGGWSEIFDAADAKFDKTQSPADGILLNANNQLQYATLALGSALALFLYPHSLTSVLASRGRSVIKRNMVALPAYSLVLGLLALLGYVAISASVSPITNNATGKPDTNTVVPVLFDTQFSSWFAGIAFAAIGIGALVPAAIMSIAAANLWTRNIYKEYIKKNATPGEEAKQAKLASLIVKFGAVAFILFIDPQFSIDLQLIGGVLILQTLPAVAISLYTRWFHRWGLIAGWVVGIGWGLIMLYNIPNPATGKAHFGGSALKLGDLSIFGWHPLSGSQLQIYVGFVALIANLLVAVIFTVIARQLKVFNGTDDTEAEDYHADEHDKDLREIGVH; encoded by the coding sequence GTGACCAACATCCAATGGCCCGAGCTGATCATCTTCACGATCCTCTTCGCGGTGGTCACCGTGCTCGGCTTCGTCGCGTCGCGCTGGAAGGCCGGTAACACCCTCGACCACCTGGACGAATGGGGTCTCGGCGGCCGCAAGTTCGGCTCGTGGATCACCTGGTTCCTGCTCGGCGGTGACCTCTACACGGCTTACACGTTCGTGGCCGTCCCCGCGCTGATGTTCAGTGCCGGCGCGATGGGCCTGTTCGCGCTGCCGTACACGATCATCGTCTACCCGATCGTGTTGATGCCGGCGCTGCGCATGTGGTCGGTCTCGCGCGTTCGCGGCTACGTCACGCCCGCCGACTTCGTCCGCGGCCGGTTCGGTTCGCCGACGCTGGCGCTGCTGATCGCGATCACCGGCATCGTCGCGACGATGCCGTACATCGCGCTGCAGCTCGTCGGCCTCGAAGCGGTGCTGCGGACCATGGGCATCAACGGCTCCGGCATCGTCGGGCACCTGCCGCTGCTGGTCGCCTTCATCATCCTGGCGGTCTACACCTACCAGTCAGGTCTCCGCGCGCCCGCGCTGATCGCGTTCGTCAAGGACATCCTGATCTACCTCGTGATCATCGTCGCGATCATCTACCTGCCCTCGAAGCTCGGCGGCTGGTCGGAGATCTTCGACGCGGCCGACGCGAAGTTCGACAAGACGCAGTCTCCGGCGGACGGCATCCTGCTCAACGCGAACAACCAGTTGCAGTACGCCACGCTGGCGCTCGGTTCGGCGCTCGCGCTGTTCCTGTACCCGCACTCGCTCACCAGCGTGCTCGCCTCGCGCGGCCGCAGCGTGATCAAGCGGAACATGGTCGCGCTCCCGGCGTACTCGCTGGTGCTGGGTCTGCTGGCCCTGCTCGGCTACGTCGCGATCAGCGCGTCGGTCTCCCCGATCACCAACAACGCGACCGGCAAGCCCGACACGAACACCGTCGTCCCGGTGCTGTTCGACACGCAGTTCTCGTCGTGGTTCGCCGGGATCGCGTTCGCCGCGATCGGGATCGGCGCGCTGGTGCCCGCGGCGATCATGTCGATCGCGGCGGCCAACCTGTGGACCCGCAACATCTACAAGGAGTACATCAAGAAGAACGCGACGCCGGGCGAGGAAGCGAAGCAGGCCAAGCTCGCTTCGCTGATCGTGAAGTTCGGCGCGGTGGCGTTCATCCTGTTCATCGACCCGCAGTTCTCGATCGACCTGCAGCTCATCGGCGGTGTGCTGATCCTGCAGACGCTGCCGGCGGTGGCGATCTCGCTCTACACGCGGTGGTTCCACCGCTGGGGCCTGATCGCCGGCTGGGTGGTCGGTATCGGGTGGGGCCTGATCATGCTCTACAACATCCCGAACCCGGCGACCGGAAAGGCGCACTTCGGTGGCTCGGCGCTGAAGCTCGGGGACCTGTCGATCTTCGGCTGGCACCCGCTCAGCGGCTCGCAGCTGCAGATCTACGTCGGGTTCGTGGCGCTGATCGCGAACCTGCTGGTGGCCGTGATCTTCACGGTGATCGCGCGGCAGCTGAAGGTCTTCAACGGCACGGACGACACCGAGGCCGAGGACTACCACGCCGACGAGCACGACAAGGATCTCCGGGAAATCGGCGTCCACTGA
- a CDS encoding DUF3311 domain-containing protein, with product MASGKADGKVRGFQFSPWNLLLIIPLLVLITSLFNSDGPRLFGMPFFYWFQFVFVVVGVLCTWIVYVMTKDKPTSDRPDRLSVDELDEGDVK from the coding sequence ATGGCGTCAGGTAAGGCAGACGGGAAGGTGAGGGGCTTTCAGTTCAGCCCCTGGAACCTCCTGTTGATCATCCCGTTGCTGGTGCTGATCACGTCTTTGTTCAATTCTGACGGTCCCCGGCTGTTCGGGATGCCGTTCTTCTACTGGTTCCAGTTCGTGTTCGTGGTGGTCGGTGTCCTGTGCACCTGGATCGTCTACGTGATGACCAAGGACAAGCCGACCAGTGACCGTCCCGACCGGCTGTCCGTGGACGAGCTCGACGAGGGGGACGTCAAGTGA
- a CDS encoding YciI family protein: MRFLMMHRLDESAPEAWNPSKEFIEKMGAFIEDSFEKGILITAEGVHPSERGAKVRKGRGGKITATDGPFTEAKEVIGGFALINAKDLAEAVAFAETYAALFEEIEVEVRTVVEAEDIEAFTS, encoded by the coding sequence ATGCGGTTTCTGATGATGCACCGGCTGGACGAGAGCGCCCCGGAGGCCTGGAACCCCAGCAAGGAATTCATCGAGAAGATGGGCGCCTTCATCGAGGACTCGTTCGAGAAGGGCATCCTCATCACGGCGGAGGGCGTGCACCCCTCCGAGCGCGGCGCGAAGGTCCGCAAAGGCCGCGGCGGCAAGATCACCGCGACCGACGGCCCGTTCACCGAGGCCAAGGAGGTCATCGGCGGGTTCGCGCTGATCAACGCCAAGGATCTGGCCGAGGCTGTCGCGTTCGCGGAGACCTACGCGGCGCTGTTCGAGGAGATCGAGGTCGAGGTGCGCACCGTCGTCGAGGCGGAGGACATCGAGGCCTTCACCTCATGA